One region of Danaus plexippus chromosome 16 unlocalized genomic scaffold, MEX_DaPlex mxdp_23, whole genome shotgun sequence genomic DNA includes:
- the LOC116771635 gene encoding uncharacterized protein LOC116771635 — MDIDIPPNEYFSSYEDLEVHRLMLEDNPRTDGYRQAIMSNKLYFKDKVVMDVGCGTGILSIFCAQAGAKKVYAVEASNLANLAKDIVKENNLDNVIEVIHSKVEDVILPDGLKVDAIVSEWMGFYLLHEGMLDSVLIARDKFLKEDGEMFPESAGIYVAPCSVPELYTKWTNFHGVSLTTFAKQLRANKSSKPEVMVINKEDLIGNEVPMVWINLKEDTVEDLDCFSITHVAAVTKSAQYQGICLWFECYFPQVSSDEQIVLRTGPNSASTHWKQTVILLPDELEVEEQEPIAFQLDMKRDLSNSRRYNLEFTMLDPEEAEHPVPCSCHMTKCILIKTVMLQQDKHMNQTNKENSNVLEDEKIDDE; from the exons ATGGATATAGATATTCCACccaatgaatatttttctagttATGAAGATCTAGAg gtCCATAGATTGATGTTAGAAGACAATCCACGCACGGATGGTTATCGCCAGGCTATTATGtccaataaattgtatttcaaagACAAAGTCGTAATGGACGTTGGTTGTGGGACTGGCATCCTCTCAATATTTTGTGCCCAAGCAGGTGCAAAGAAGGTTTACGCTGTAGAAGCTAGCAATTTGGCTAATTTAGCAAAGGACATtgtgaaagaaaataatcttGACAATGTTATCGAA gTAATACACAGTAAAGTGGAAGATGTTATTCTGCCAGATGGATTAAAAGTTGATGCTATCGTCTCGGAATGGATGGGATTCTACTTGCTACATGAGGGTATGTTAGACTCTGTGTTGATTGCGAGGGACAAGTTTCTCAAAGAGGATGGTGAAATGTTTCCAGAAAGTGCTGGCATATATGTTGCACCATGTAG TGTTCCtgaattatatactaaatggACAAACTTCCATGGTGTGTCATTAACAACATTTGCGAAGCAACTTCGTGCAAACAAAAGCAGCAAGCCAGAAGTTATGGTGATAAACAAGGAAGACCTCATCGGTAATGAAGTACCCATGGTATGGATTAACTTGAAGGAAGATACAGTTGAGGATCTAGATTGTTTTAGCATTACACATGTTGCGG CGGTTACAAAATCAGCTCAATATCAAGGAATCTGTCTGTGGTTTGAATGTTACTTCCCCCAAGTATCCAGTGATGAACAGATTGTCTTGAGAACCGGTCCAAATAGTGCTTCCACTCATTGGAAGCAAACAGTCATATTATTACCTGATGAGCTAGAGGTTGAAGAACAAGAGCCTATAGCATTCCAATTAGACATGAAACGAGATTTGTCTAATTCTAGAAG GTACAATCTTGAATTCACAATGCTCGATCCTGAAGAAGCAGAGCACCCTGTACCATGTTCCTGTCATATGACAAAATGTATTCTGATCAAGACTGTGATGCTCCAACAGGATAAACATATGAACCaaacaaacaaagaaaattcaaatgtcTTAGAGGATGAGAAAATTGATGATGAGTGA